From Xylocopa sonorina isolate GNS202 chromosome 2, iyXylSono1_principal, whole genome shotgun sequence, a single genomic window includes:
- the Ehbp1 gene encoding eps15 homology domain containing protein-binding protein 1 isoform X2 → MSSVWKRLQRVNKRAAKFQFTVSYHEVTLETTSKWKPNKQSIVWTRRSRRVSSEPVDWEPSLSNPLKGVISWPVPDNHTVSVTLFKDPRTHELEDKEWTFVIEDVSATGKRRHVAAANINMKKYATLESSQQQLKLDLKPTSKKIVSATLECTLSCVFLREGKATDEDMQSMASLMSVNNNSDIAPLDDFDNEDIPEDVEEVCGKNIDEILDISTQLDLMTSSLTESELPSTPISVASLSKDDVTPVNDIEHIICDVSLTGIGDPFKEKLSLKDNIAVENNKNIEHSTLARLPLQPLELKKNDVNIPRLKEITPGQDLLEWCKEVTKDYSGVKVTNLTTSWRNGMAFCAIIHHFRPDLIDIDSLLPHDVKGNCKKAFDAGEILGIPRVIEPADMDILTVPDKLAVMTYLYQLRAHFTGHELEVHQIGKTTDESSYMIGRFNTDNNSDVSVQLFGQEIINLRKKDETDHKNNKTDNSRRLNPFDNKKEDINIDTLKNKLHLSLNIENQDHDQCNKDRSPSSVKDVKDIILASSKSILEKVLSPTKEKYLSREKSKSPPRVSQAQQRPILMTRRQLADPFGSDEEEENIQIIDEKWSQSIAINKSETSIYIDSINVSERGNRTECQSVSTPQGEQRSQHNQNDDERQQQLRERARRLIAEAKMGVNVTSNQINDDNSSDRSSMDDQNNSPRRSMTPSTPGDRFSTKSEYNGNMLGTPNDAEKKTGPPLLFTTIIERISPDKTSPDDTSYTLRGMGKDMTSYIQNELEALEREQTQIDIQAGKLEKQLRAAMESDNEDETERLMSLWFTLVNKKNALLRRQMQLNILEKEDDLERRFELLNRELRSILAVEDWRKTSEQKVRENLLLEELVSIVNKRDELVHHLDTQERAIEDDDEIERNLSRTGLSQRNRNCMVQ, encoded by the exons ATGAGTTCCGTCTGGAAACGATTGCAGCGAGTAAATAAAAGAGCTGCTAAGTTTCAGTTTAccgtgtcctatcatgaagtcACTTTAGAAACGACATCGAAATG GAAGCCAAACAAACAAAGCATTGTATGGACTAGACGTAGTAGAAGGGTTAGTTCTGAACCTGTAGATTGGGAACCTAGCTTAAGCAATCCATTAAAAGGTGTTATTAGTTGGCCAGTTCCTGACAATCATACAGTTTCTGTAACTTTGTTTAAAGATCCAAGAACTCATGAGCTAGAAGATAAAGAATGGACGTTTGTAATCGAAGAT GTTTCCGCTACTGGAAAAAGGCGACATGTGGCTGCTGCCAACATAAACATGAAGAAATATGCAACTTTAGAATCTAGTCAGCAACAACTTAAATTAGATTTGAAACCTACGTCGAAAAAAATTGTTAGTGCTACGTTAGAATGTACTTTATCGTGTGTCTTCTTAAGAGAAGGCAAAGCAAC GGACGAAGATATGCAGAGTATGGCTAGTTTAATGTCAGTTAACAACaatagcgatattgcacctTTAGACGATTTTGATAATGAAGATATACCTGAAGATGTCGAAGAAGTATGTGGAAAGAATATTGATGAAATTTTAGACATCTCTACTCAGCTAGATTTAATGACAAGCAGTCTTACAGAAAGTGAATTACCTAGTACTCCAATAAGTG TGGCAAGTTTGTCAAAAGATGATGTCACACCTGTAAACGATATTGAGCATATAATATGTGATGTTAGTTTAACTGGCATTGGCGATCCTTTTAAAGAAAAATTATCTCTGAAAGATAACATTGCCGTGGAAAACAA TAAAAATATTGAGCACAGTACATTAGCAAGATTACCATTGCAACCATTAGAATTAAAAAAGAATGATGTCAATATTCCTAGATTAAAGGAAATTACACCAGGTCAAGATTTATTAGAATGGTGTAAGGAAGTGACAAAAGATTATTCTGGTGTGAAAGTTACTAATCTTACAACTTCCTGGAGAAATGGAATGGCATTTTGTGCAATCATACATCATTTTAGACCAGATCTTAT AGACATAGATTCACTATTGCCACATGATGTAAAAGGTAACTGTAAGAAAGCATTTGATGCTGGAGAAATCCTTGGTATACCTAGAGTAATAGAACCAGCAGATATGGATATATTAACTGTACCTGATAAATTAGCTGTGATGACTTACTTATATCAGTTGAGAGCACATTTTACAGGTCATGAATTAGAG GTACATCAGATAGGTAAAACTACAGATGAATCATCATATATGATTGGTAGATTTAACACAGACAATAATTCAGATGTAAGTGTGCAATTGTTTGGTCAAGAAATAATTAATTTGCGTAAAAAAGATGAAACAGatcataaaaataataaaactgACAACAGTAGACG ATTAAATCCATTTGATAATAAAAAGGAAGATATTAATATTGAtactttaaaaaataaattacatCTAAGTTTGAATATAGAGAATCAGGATCATGATCAATGTAATAAGGATAGATCACCTTCAAGTGTTAAGGATGTTAAAGATATTATACTAGCTAGCTCAAAAAGTATACTAGAAAAAGTGTTGTCACCAACTAAAGAAAAATATTTATCTAGAGAAAAG AGTAAATCTCCGCCGAGAGTATCCCAAGCACAGCAACGCCCTATATTAATGACTCGCCGACAGTTAGCAGACCCTTTTGGATCTGATGAAGAAGAGGAAAATATTCAAATAATTGACGAAAAATGGTCTCAATCAATTGCAATTAACAAATCAGAAACGTCAATTTATATT GATTCAATCAATGTAAGTGAAAGAGGAAATCGTACCGAATGCCAGAGTGTATCAACACCACAAGGGGAGCAACGATCTCAACAT AATCAAAATGATGACGAAAGGCAACAACAATTGCGCGAAAGAGCAAGACGTTTAATAGCAGAAGCAAAAATGGGTGTTAATGTTACTTCCAATCAAATTAATGATGACAATAGTAGTGATAGATCGTCAATGGATGATCAGAATAATAGTCCAAGACGAAGTATGACGCCATCCACTCCGGGTGATAGATTTAGTACAAAG TCTGAGTACAATGGAAACATGTTAGGAACTCCAAATGATGCAGAGAAAAAAACTGGTCCTCCCTTATTATTTACTACAATAATAGAAAGAATTTCACCAGATAAAACTAGTCCTGATGATACTTCATATACACTTAGAGGA ATGGGAAAAGATATGACATCGTATATTCAAAACGAATTAGAAGCCTTAGAAAGAGAACAAACTCAAATAGATATTCAAGCTGGCAAACTTGAAAAACAACTTAGAGCCGCAATGGAAAGTGATAATGAAGATGAAACAGAAAGACTAATGTCTCTGTGGTTCACACttgttaataaaaaaaatgctCTACTGAGAAGACAAATGCAATTAAACATATT GGAAAAAGAAGATGATTTGGAACGACGATTTGAATTGTTGAATCGTGAATTGAgaagtatattagcagtagaggaCTGGAGAAAAACTTCTGAACAAAAAGTGCGAGAAAATTTACTTCTAGAAGAACTAGTTTCCATAGTAAATAAGAGAGACGAACTGGTTCATCATCTTGATACACAAGAAAGAGC
- the Ehbp1 gene encoding eps15 homology domain containing protein-binding protein 1 isoform X3, whose product MSSVWKRLQRVNKRAAKFQFTVSYHEVTLETTSKWKPNKQSIVWTRRSRRVSSEPVDWEPSLSNPLKGVISWPVPDNHTVSVTLFKDPRTHELEDKEWTFVIEDVSATGKRRHVAAANINMKKYATLESSQQQLKLDLKPTSKKIVSATLECTLSCVFLREGKATDEDMQSMASLMSVNNNSDIAPLDDFDNEDIPEDVEEVCGKNIDEILDISTQLDLMTSSLTESELPSTPISVASLSKDDVTPVNDIEHIICDVSLTGIGDPFKEKLSLKDNIAVENNKNIEHSTLARLPLQPLELKKNDVNIPRLKEITPGQDLLEWCKEVTKDYSGVKVTNLTTSWRNGMAFCAIIHHFRPDLIDIDSLLPHDVKGNCKKAFDAGEILGIPRVIEPADMDILTVPDKLAVMTYLYQLRAHFTGHELEVHQIGKTTDESSYMIGRFNTDNNSDVSVQLFGQEIINLRKKDETDHKNNKTDNSRRLNPFDNKKEDINIDTLKNKLHLSLNIENQDHDQCNKDRSPSSVKDVKDIILASSKSILEKVLSPTKEKYLSREKDSINVSERGNRTECQSVSTPQGEQRSQHPLVSRHDELRERARQLLEQARNHTKSTGLISTAACPIENQNDDERQQQLRERARRLIAEAKMGVNVTSNQINDDNSSDRSSMDDQNNSPRRSMTPSTPGDRFSTKSEYNGNMLGTPNDAEKKTGPPLLFTTIIERISPDKTSPDDTSYTLRGMGKDMTSYIQNELEALEREQTQIDIQAGKLEKQLRAAMESDNEDETERLMSLWFTLVNKKNALLRRQMQLNILEKEDDLERRFELLNRELRSILAVEDWRKTSEQKVRENLLLEELVSIVNKRDELVHHLDTQERAIEDDDEIERNLSRTGLSQRNRNCMVQ is encoded by the exons ATGAGTTCCGTCTGGAAACGATTGCAGCGAGTAAATAAAAGAGCTGCTAAGTTTCAGTTTAccgtgtcctatcatgaagtcACTTTAGAAACGACATCGAAATG GAAGCCAAACAAACAAAGCATTGTATGGACTAGACGTAGTAGAAGGGTTAGTTCTGAACCTGTAGATTGGGAACCTAGCTTAAGCAATCCATTAAAAGGTGTTATTAGTTGGCCAGTTCCTGACAATCATACAGTTTCTGTAACTTTGTTTAAAGATCCAAGAACTCATGAGCTAGAAGATAAAGAATGGACGTTTGTAATCGAAGAT GTTTCCGCTACTGGAAAAAGGCGACATGTGGCTGCTGCCAACATAAACATGAAGAAATATGCAACTTTAGAATCTAGTCAGCAACAACTTAAATTAGATTTGAAACCTACGTCGAAAAAAATTGTTAGTGCTACGTTAGAATGTACTTTATCGTGTGTCTTCTTAAGAGAAGGCAAAGCAAC GGACGAAGATATGCAGAGTATGGCTAGTTTAATGTCAGTTAACAACaatagcgatattgcacctTTAGACGATTTTGATAATGAAGATATACCTGAAGATGTCGAAGAAGTATGTGGAAAGAATATTGATGAAATTTTAGACATCTCTACTCAGCTAGATTTAATGACAAGCAGTCTTACAGAAAGTGAATTACCTAGTACTCCAATAAGTG TGGCAAGTTTGTCAAAAGATGATGTCACACCTGTAAACGATATTGAGCATATAATATGTGATGTTAGTTTAACTGGCATTGGCGATCCTTTTAAAGAAAAATTATCTCTGAAAGATAACATTGCCGTGGAAAACAA TAAAAATATTGAGCACAGTACATTAGCAAGATTACCATTGCAACCATTAGAATTAAAAAAGAATGATGTCAATATTCCTAGATTAAAGGAAATTACACCAGGTCAAGATTTATTAGAATGGTGTAAGGAAGTGACAAAAGATTATTCTGGTGTGAAAGTTACTAATCTTACAACTTCCTGGAGAAATGGAATGGCATTTTGTGCAATCATACATCATTTTAGACCAGATCTTAT AGACATAGATTCACTATTGCCACATGATGTAAAAGGTAACTGTAAGAAAGCATTTGATGCTGGAGAAATCCTTGGTATACCTAGAGTAATAGAACCAGCAGATATGGATATATTAACTGTACCTGATAAATTAGCTGTGATGACTTACTTATATCAGTTGAGAGCACATTTTACAGGTCATGAATTAGAG GTACATCAGATAGGTAAAACTACAGATGAATCATCATATATGATTGGTAGATTTAACACAGACAATAATTCAGATGTAAGTGTGCAATTGTTTGGTCAAGAAATAATTAATTTGCGTAAAAAAGATGAAACAGatcataaaaataataaaactgACAACAGTAGACG ATTAAATCCATTTGATAATAAAAAGGAAGATATTAATATTGAtactttaaaaaataaattacatCTAAGTTTGAATATAGAGAATCAGGATCATGATCAATGTAATAAGGATAGATCACCTTCAAGTGTTAAGGATGTTAAAGATATTATACTAGCTAGCTCAAAAAGTATACTAGAAAAAGTGTTGTCACCAACTAAAGAAAAATATTTATCTAGAGAAAAG GATTCAATCAATGTAAGTGAAAGAGGAAATCGTACCGAATGCCAGAGTGTATCAACACCACAAGGGGAGCAACGATCTCAACAT CCATTAGTCAGTCGGCATGACGAATTAAGAGAACGTGCAAGGCAACTATTAGAACAGGCTAGGAATCACACAAAGTCAACAGGCCTTATTTCCACTGCTGCTTGTCCTATTGag AATCAAAATGATGACGAAAGGCAACAACAATTGCGCGAAAGAGCAAGACGTTTAATAGCAGAAGCAAAAATGGGTGTTAATGTTACTTCCAATCAAATTAATGATGACAATAGTAGTGATAGATCGTCAATGGATGATCAGAATAATAGTCCAAGACGAAGTATGACGCCATCCACTCCGGGTGATAGATTTAGTACAAAG TCTGAGTACAATGGAAACATGTTAGGAACTCCAAATGATGCAGAGAAAAAAACTGGTCCTCCCTTATTATTTACTACAATAATAGAAAGAATTTCACCAGATAAAACTAGTCCTGATGATACTTCATATACACTTAGAGGA ATGGGAAAAGATATGACATCGTATATTCAAAACGAATTAGAAGCCTTAGAAAGAGAACAAACTCAAATAGATATTCAAGCTGGCAAACTTGAAAAACAACTTAGAGCCGCAATGGAAAGTGATAATGAAGATGAAACAGAAAGACTAATGTCTCTGTGGTTCACACttgttaataaaaaaaatgctCTACTGAGAAGACAAATGCAATTAAACATATT GGAAAAAGAAGATGATTTGGAACGACGATTTGAATTGTTGAATCGTGAATTGAgaagtatattagcagtagaggaCTGGAGAAAAACTTCTGAACAAAAAGTGCGAGAAAATTTACTTCTAGAAGAACTAGTTTCCATAGTAAATAAGAGAGACGAACTGGTTCATCATCTTGATACACAAGAAAGAGC
- the Ehbp1 gene encoding eps15 homology domain containing protein-binding protein 1 isoform X1 produces MSSVWKRLQRVNKRAAKFQFTVSYHEVTLETTSKWKPNKQSIVWTRRSRRVSSEPVDWEPSLSNPLKGVISWPVPDNHTVSVTLFKDPRTHELEDKEWTFVIEDVSATGKRRHVAAANINMKKYATLESSQQQLKLDLKPTSKKIVSATLECTLSCVFLREGKATDEDMQSMASLMSVNNNSDIAPLDDFDNEDIPEDVEEVCGKNIDEILDISTQLDLMTSSLTESELPSTPISVASLSKDDVTPVNDIEHIICDVSLTGIGDPFKEKLSLKDNIAVENNKNIEHSTLARLPLQPLELKKNDVNIPRLKEITPGQDLLEWCKEVTKDYSGVKVTNLTTSWRNGMAFCAIIHHFRPDLIDIDSLLPHDVKGNCKKAFDAGEILGIPRVIEPADMDILTVPDKLAVMTYLYQLRAHFTGHELEVHQIGKTTDESSYMIGRFNTDNNSDVSVQLFGQEIINLRKKDETDHKNNKTDNSRRLNPFDNKKEDINIDTLKNKLHLSLNIENQDHDQCNKDRSPSSVKDVKDIILASSKSILEKVLSPTKEKYLSREKSKSPPRVSQAQQRPILMTRRQLADPFGSDEEEENIQIIDEKWSQSIAINKSETSIYIDSINVSERGNRTECQSVSTPQGEQRSQHPLVSRHDELRERARQLLEQARNHTKSTGLISTAACPIENQNDDERQQQLRERARRLIAEAKMGVNVTSNQINDDNSSDRSSMDDQNNSPRRSMTPSTPGDRFSTKSEYNGNMLGTPNDAEKKTGPPLLFTTIIERISPDKTSPDDTSYTLRGMGKDMTSYIQNELEALEREQTQIDIQAGKLEKQLRAAMESDNEDETERLMSLWFTLVNKKNALLRRQMQLNILEKEDDLERRFELLNRELRSILAVEDWRKTSEQKVRENLLLEELVSIVNKRDELVHHLDTQERAIEDDDEIERNLSRTGLSQRNRNCMVQ; encoded by the exons ATGAGTTCCGTCTGGAAACGATTGCAGCGAGTAAATAAAAGAGCTGCTAAGTTTCAGTTTAccgtgtcctatcatgaagtcACTTTAGAAACGACATCGAAATG GAAGCCAAACAAACAAAGCATTGTATGGACTAGACGTAGTAGAAGGGTTAGTTCTGAACCTGTAGATTGGGAACCTAGCTTAAGCAATCCATTAAAAGGTGTTATTAGTTGGCCAGTTCCTGACAATCATACAGTTTCTGTAACTTTGTTTAAAGATCCAAGAACTCATGAGCTAGAAGATAAAGAATGGACGTTTGTAATCGAAGAT GTTTCCGCTACTGGAAAAAGGCGACATGTGGCTGCTGCCAACATAAACATGAAGAAATATGCAACTTTAGAATCTAGTCAGCAACAACTTAAATTAGATTTGAAACCTACGTCGAAAAAAATTGTTAGTGCTACGTTAGAATGTACTTTATCGTGTGTCTTCTTAAGAGAAGGCAAAGCAAC GGACGAAGATATGCAGAGTATGGCTAGTTTAATGTCAGTTAACAACaatagcgatattgcacctTTAGACGATTTTGATAATGAAGATATACCTGAAGATGTCGAAGAAGTATGTGGAAAGAATATTGATGAAATTTTAGACATCTCTACTCAGCTAGATTTAATGACAAGCAGTCTTACAGAAAGTGAATTACCTAGTACTCCAATAAGTG TGGCAAGTTTGTCAAAAGATGATGTCACACCTGTAAACGATATTGAGCATATAATATGTGATGTTAGTTTAACTGGCATTGGCGATCCTTTTAAAGAAAAATTATCTCTGAAAGATAACATTGCCGTGGAAAACAA TAAAAATATTGAGCACAGTACATTAGCAAGATTACCATTGCAACCATTAGAATTAAAAAAGAATGATGTCAATATTCCTAGATTAAAGGAAATTACACCAGGTCAAGATTTATTAGAATGGTGTAAGGAAGTGACAAAAGATTATTCTGGTGTGAAAGTTACTAATCTTACAACTTCCTGGAGAAATGGAATGGCATTTTGTGCAATCATACATCATTTTAGACCAGATCTTAT AGACATAGATTCACTATTGCCACATGATGTAAAAGGTAACTGTAAGAAAGCATTTGATGCTGGAGAAATCCTTGGTATACCTAGAGTAATAGAACCAGCAGATATGGATATATTAACTGTACCTGATAAATTAGCTGTGATGACTTACTTATATCAGTTGAGAGCACATTTTACAGGTCATGAATTAGAG GTACATCAGATAGGTAAAACTACAGATGAATCATCATATATGATTGGTAGATTTAACACAGACAATAATTCAGATGTAAGTGTGCAATTGTTTGGTCAAGAAATAATTAATTTGCGTAAAAAAGATGAAACAGatcataaaaataataaaactgACAACAGTAGACG ATTAAATCCATTTGATAATAAAAAGGAAGATATTAATATTGAtactttaaaaaataaattacatCTAAGTTTGAATATAGAGAATCAGGATCATGATCAATGTAATAAGGATAGATCACCTTCAAGTGTTAAGGATGTTAAAGATATTATACTAGCTAGCTCAAAAAGTATACTAGAAAAAGTGTTGTCACCAACTAAAGAAAAATATTTATCTAGAGAAAAG AGTAAATCTCCGCCGAGAGTATCCCAAGCACAGCAACGCCCTATATTAATGACTCGCCGACAGTTAGCAGACCCTTTTGGATCTGATGAAGAAGAGGAAAATATTCAAATAATTGACGAAAAATGGTCTCAATCAATTGCAATTAACAAATCAGAAACGTCAATTTATATT GATTCAATCAATGTAAGTGAAAGAGGAAATCGTACCGAATGCCAGAGTGTATCAACACCACAAGGGGAGCAACGATCTCAACAT CCATTAGTCAGTCGGCATGACGAATTAAGAGAACGTGCAAGGCAACTATTAGAACAGGCTAGGAATCACACAAAGTCAACAGGCCTTATTTCCACTGCTGCTTGTCCTATTGag AATCAAAATGATGACGAAAGGCAACAACAATTGCGCGAAAGAGCAAGACGTTTAATAGCAGAAGCAAAAATGGGTGTTAATGTTACTTCCAATCAAATTAATGATGACAATAGTAGTGATAGATCGTCAATGGATGATCAGAATAATAGTCCAAGACGAAGTATGACGCCATCCACTCCGGGTGATAGATTTAGTACAAAG TCTGAGTACAATGGAAACATGTTAGGAACTCCAAATGATGCAGAGAAAAAAACTGGTCCTCCCTTATTATTTACTACAATAATAGAAAGAATTTCACCAGATAAAACTAGTCCTGATGATACTTCATATACACTTAGAGGA ATGGGAAAAGATATGACATCGTATATTCAAAACGAATTAGAAGCCTTAGAAAGAGAACAAACTCAAATAGATATTCAAGCTGGCAAACTTGAAAAACAACTTAGAGCCGCAATGGAAAGTGATAATGAAGATGAAACAGAAAGACTAATGTCTCTGTGGTTCACACttgttaataaaaaaaatgctCTACTGAGAAGACAAATGCAATTAAACATATT GGAAAAAGAAGATGATTTGGAACGACGATTTGAATTGTTGAATCGTGAATTGAgaagtatattagcagtagaggaCTGGAGAAAAACTTCTGAACAAAAAGTGCGAGAAAATTTACTTCTAGAAGAACTAGTTTCCATAGTAAATAAGAGAGACGAACTGGTTCATCATCTTGATACACAAGAAAGAGC
- the Ehbp1 gene encoding eps15 homology domain containing protein-binding protein 1 isoform X4 gives MSSVWKRLQRVNKRAAKFQFTVSYHEVTLETTSKWKPNKQSIVWTRRSRRVSSEPVDWEPSLSNPLKGVISWPVPDNHTVSVTLFKDPRTHELEDKEWTFVIEDVSATGKRRHVAAANINMKKYATLESSQQQLKLDLKPTSKKIVSATLECTLSCVFLREGKATDEDMQSMASLMSVNNNSDIAPLDDFDNEDIPEDVEEVCGKNIDEILDISTQLDLMTSSLTESELPSTPISVASLSKDDVTPVNDIEHIICDVSLTGIGDPFKEKLSLKDNIAVENNKNIEHSTLARLPLQPLELKKNDVNIPRLKEITPGQDLLEWCKEVTKDYSGVKVTNLTTSWRNGMAFCAIIHHFRPDLIDIDSLLPHDVKGNCKKAFDAGEILGIPRVIEPADMDILTVPDKLAVMTYLYQLRAHFTGHELEVHQIGKTTDESSYMIGRFNTDNNSDVSVQLFGQEIINLRKKDETDHKNNKTDNSRRLNPFDNKKEDINIDTLKNKLHLSLNIENQDHDQCNKDRSPSSVKDVKDIILASSKSILEKVLSPTKEKYLSREKDSINVSERGNRTECQSVSTPQGEQRSQHNQNDDERQQQLRERARRLIAEAKMGVNVTSNQINDDNSSDRSSMDDQNNSPRRSMTPSTPGDRFSTKSEYNGNMLGTPNDAEKKTGPPLLFTTIIERISPDKTSPDDTSYTLRGMGKDMTSYIQNELEALEREQTQIDIQAGKLEKQLRAAMESDNEDETERLMSLWFTLVNKKNALLRRQMQLNILEKEDDLERRFELLNRELRSILAVEDWRKTSEQKVRENLLLEELVSIVNKRDELVHHLDTQERAIEDDDEIERNLSRTGLSQRNRNCMVQ, from the exons ATGAGTTCCGTCTGGAAACGATTGCAGCGAGTAAATAAAAGAGCTGCTAAGTTTCAGTTTAccgtgtcctatcatgaagtcACTTTAGAAACGACATCGAAATG GAAGCCAAACAAACAAAGCATTGTATGGACTAGACGTAGTAGAAGGGTTAGTTCTGAACCTGTAGATTGGGAACCTAGCTTAAGCAATCCATTAAAAGGTGTTATTAGTTGGCCAGTTCCTGACAATCATACAGTTTCTGTAACTTTGTTTAAAGATCCAAGAACTCATGAGCTAGAAGATAAAGAATGGACGTTTGTAATCGAAGAT GTTTCCGCTACTGGAAAAAGGCGACATGTGGCTGCTGCCAACATAAACATGAAGAAATATGCAACTTTAGAATCTAGTCAGCAACAACTTAAATTAGATTTGAAACCTACGTCGAAAAAAATTGTTAGTGCTACGTTAGAATGTACTTTATCGTGTGTCTTCTTAAGAGAAGGCAAAGCAAC GGACGAAGATATGCAGAGTATGGCTAGTTTAATGTCAGTTAACAACaatagcgatattgcacctTTAGACGATTTTGATAATGAAGATATACCTGAAGATGTCGAAGAAGTATGTGGAAAGAATATTGATGAAATTTTAGACATCTCTACTCAGCTAGATTTAATGACAAGCAGTCTTACAGAAAGTGAATTACCTAGTACTCCAATAAGTG TGGCAAGTTTGTCAAAAGATGATGTCACACCTGTAAACGATATTGAGCATATAATATGTGATGTTAGTTTAACTGGCATTGGCGATCCTTTTAAAGAAAAATTATCTCTGAAAGATAACATTGCCGTGGAAAACAA TAAAAATATTGAGCACAGTACATTAGCAAGATTACCATTGCAACCATTAGAATTAAAAAAGAATGATGTCAATATTCCTAGATTAAAGGAAATTACACCAGGTCAAGATTTATTAGAATGGTGTAAGGAAGTGACAAAAGATTATTCTGGTGTGAAAGTTACTAATCTTACAACTTCCTGGAGAAATGGAATGGCATTTTGTGCAATCATACATCATTTTAGACCAGATCTTAT AGACATAGATTCACTATTGCCACATGATGTAAAAGGTAACTGTAAGAAAGCATTTGATGCTGGAGAAATCCTTGGTATACCTAGAGTAATAGAACCAGCAGATATGGATATATTAACTGTACCTGATAAATTAGCTGTGATGACTTACTTATATCAGTTGAGAGCACATTTTACAGGTCATGAATTAGAG GTACATCAGATAGGTAAAACTACAGATGAATCATCATATATGATTGGTAGATTTAACACAGACAATAATTCAGATGTAAGTGTGCAATTGTTTGGTCAAGAAATAATTAATTTGCGTAAAAAAGATGAAACAGatcataaaaataataaaactgACAACAGTAGACG ATTAAATCCATTTGATAATAAAAAGGAAGATATTAATATTGAtactttaaaaaataaattacatCTAAGTTTGAATATAGAGAATCAGGATCATGATCAATGTAATAAGGATAGATCACCTTCAAGTGTTAAGGATGTTAAAGATATTATACTAGCTAGCTCAAAAAGTATACTAGAAAAAGTGTTGTCACCAACTAAAGAAAAATATTTATCTAGAGAAAAG GATTCAATCAATGTAAGTGAAAGAGGAAATCGTACCGAATGCCAGAGTGTATCAACACCACAAGGGGAGCAACGATCTCAACAT AATCAAAATGATGACGAAAGGCAACAACAATTGCGCGAAAGAGCAAGACGTTTAATAGCAGAAGCAAAAATGGGTGTTAATGTTACTTCCAATCAAATTAATGATGACAATAGTAGTGATAGATCGTCAATGGATGATCAGAATAATAGTCCAAGACGAAGTATGACGCCATCCACTCCGGGTGATAGATTTAGTACAAAG TCTGAGTACAATGGAAACATGTTAGGAACTCCAAATGATGCAGAGAAAAAAACTGGTCCTCCCTTATTATTTACTACAATAATAGAAAGAATTTCACCAGATAAAACTAGTCCTGATGATACTTCATATACACTTAGAGGA ATGGGAAAAGATATGACATCGTATATTCAAAACGAATTAGAAGCCTTAGAAAGAGAACAAACTCAAATAGATATTCAAGCTGGCAAACTTGAAAAACAACTTAGAGCCGCAATGGAAAGTGATAATGAAGATGAAACAGAAAGACTAATGTCTCTGTGGTTCACACttgttaataaaaaaaatgctCTACTGAGAAGACAAATGCAATTAAACATATT GGAAAAAGAAGATGATTTGGAACGACGATTTGAATTGTTGAATCGTGAATTGAgaagtatattagcagtagaggaCTGGAGAAAAACTTCTGAACAAAAAGTGCGAGAAAATTTACTTCTAGAAGAACTAGTTTCCATAGTAAATAAGAGAGACGAACTGGTTCATCATCTTGATACACAAGAAAGAGC